The Procambarus clarkii isolate CNS0578487 chromosome 64, FALCON_Pclarkii_2.0, whole genome shotgun sequence genome includes a window with the following:
- the LOC138354667 gene encoding protein IWS1 homolog — protein MENTEDQQWRNDRRLSHDMSIPDIQITDTSVDNVEESSREATTTPNMFGRKSSTGSLPDTQTQTPSTGQAEESLDGVRRDSLSRHKPREGSMSDLQSTAIFHQDTQTPTSPGHSETLLPVDIETLRSLPDLHDYMTSSRPSSAERLTPESLSEQRQPNDRDSSTDRRRRRSVNDISFNIQPRKSITEFTPKMQAQIAIFEPLMNERRLSCDLTPSVDYHGSTGDVASAAGRRGSTRGDESPAGRRGSTRGDESPAGRRGSTRGDESPAGRRGSTRGDESPAGRRGSTRGDESPAGRRGSTRGDESPAGRRGSTRGDESSAGRRGSTRDEQSAGGRRRSTRVNEPDMERRKSTRGDEPDLERRRSTLLDEPDLTRRRSTRGDEPDLERRRSTRGDEPDLERRRSTRGDEPGLERQRSTRGDEPDLERRRSTRLDEPDLERRRSTRGDEPDLERRRSTLLDEPYIERRRSTRGDEPDLERRRSTRGDEP, from the coding sequence ATGGAGAACACCGAAGACCAACAGTGGAGAAATGACAGAAGATTAAGTCACGACATGTCAATTCCCGATATTCAAATTACTGACACAAGCGTAGACAATGTGGAAGAAAGCAGCCGGGAAGCTACAACAACTCCAAATATGTTTGGCCGCAAGTCAAGCACCGGATCTCTTCCCGACACACAGACTCAGACGCCATCCACCGGCCAGGCTGAAGAGAGCCTCGACGGCGTTAGACGCGATTCTCTTTCCAGGCACAAGCCTAGGGAAGGTTCCATGTCCGACCTGCAGAGCACCGCTATATTCCACCAGGACACCCAGACTCCCACTTCACCTGGCCACAGTGAAACGCTGCTTCCTGTTGACATAGAAACCCTACGTTCTCTTCCTGATCTCCATGACTATATGACATCTTCCAGACCTTCTTCAGCAGAGAGACTGACACCAGAATCTCTTAGTGAGCAGAGACAGCCTAATGACAGAGATTCGTCCACAGACAGACGCCGCCGGCGGTCAGTGAATGACATCTCGTTCAATATTCAGCCCCGTAAATCAATAACTGAATTCACGCCGAAAATGCAGGCGCAGATAGCGATTTTTGAGCCCTTGATGAATGAACGCAGATTAAGTTGTGACTTGACCCCCAGTGTCGACTATCACGGGTCGACTGGAGATGTCGCGTCAGCTGCGGGTCGTCGCGGGTCGACCAGAGGGGACGAGTCACCTGCGGGTCGTCGCGGGTCGACCAGAGGGGACGAGTCACCTGCGGGTCGTCGCGGGTCGACCAGAGGGGACGAGTCACCTGCAGGTCGTCGCGGGTCGACCAGAGGGGACGAGTCACCTGCGGGTCGTCGCGGGTCGACCAGAGGGGACGAGTCACCTGCAGGTCGTCGCGGGTCGACCAGAGGGGACGAGTCACCTGCAGGTCGTCGCGGGTCGACCAGAGGGGACGAGTCATCTGCGGGTCGTCGCGGGTCGACCAGAGATGAGCAGTCAGCTGGGGGTCGTCGTCGGTCGACCAGAGTTAATGAGCCAGACATGGAACGTCGAAAATCGACCAGAGGAGATGAACCAGACTTGGAACGTCGAAGATCGACCTTACTTGATGAACCAGACTTAACACGTCGAAGATCGACTAGAGGAGATGAACCAGACTTGGAACGTCGAAGATCGACCAGAGGAGATGAACCAGACTTGGAACGTCGAAGATCGACGAGAGGAGATGAACCAGGCTTGGAACGTCAAAGATCGACCAGAGGAGATGAACCAGACTTGGAACGTCGAAGATCGACCAGACTTGATGAACCAGACTTGGAACGTCGAAGATCGACCAGAGGAGATGAACCAGACTTGGAACGTCGAAGATCGACCTTACTTGATGAACCATACATCGAACGTCGAAGATCGACCAGAGGAGATGAACCAGACTTGGAACGTCGAAGATCGACCAGAGGAGATGAACCA